CTGCCGCTGGCGTTATCAGCGCCATGCGCTATTCTCCCGGCAATTCATGAGAACCTGATTCAGAAAACGGTTTGGACCTGTTTGTGGATGATGGAATAGATATTAAAAGTACGCTAATTGCATCCCCCGATTGGTGCAAAACGGAAACAAATTTAATTTTTATTATGATCCTCTTTACCGTAGTTACCTCCTGACGGAATTGTTTCAGGGTTGTGGAGACGTAATTTGGCTGAAAACGAAGACCGGCATTGGTTAAGGTCCGCGCTGCATGAATCCCGCGCCGCACTTCGCGACCTTGTGCTTATCTCGAGTTTCGTGAACCTGCTGGTCCTGTCCATCCCGGTCTTCGTCCTGCAGGTCTATGACAGGGTTGTTTTTCAGGGCGGCATGACGACTCTCCAGGGGCTGGTAATCGGCATGGGCCTGATCGTCGGATTCGATTTCGTTTTGCGCCAGGCCCGCAGCCGGATTTTCCAGGGCGTGGCGCTGCGCCTCGACGCGGCAGTAGGCCGGGCCCTGTACAGCAAGGTGTTGTCGCTGCCGTTGCGGGTGCTGGAATCGCGTCCGGCCACTTTCTGGCAGTCCGTCTTTCGCGATGTCGATGCGGTGCGCAACATGGTGTCGGGACCGTCGGCGACACTCATGCTCGACCTGCCTTTCGCGGTATTGTTTTTCATCGTCATTCTGGTGATCGCACCGCCCGTCGCGTGGGTCCTGCTCGTCTTTATTCCCTTGTTCATGCTGCTGGCCTGGCGGTCGGGTCAGGTGATGCGGCAGTCGTCCCTGGCGGAACGCAACGCGGGACTGAGTCGCGAAGGGTTGCTGAACGAACTCATCGCCGGCCGCGGCACTGTCAAATCGCTGGCCCTGGAGGAGGCTGTCAGGCCGCGCTGGGAAGAGCGGCACGCTCATGCCATCGAATCTTCGCTGCAGCGCGGCGAGGCGGGCGACGGTTATCACAACCTCGGCTATATCATGACCATGAGCACGACAGTCGTCGTCACCACGGTTGGCGCGCTGGCAATCCTGGAACAGCAGATGACGATCGGTTCGCTGATCGCGGCGAATATGCTGAGCGCACGGCTGGTCGGGCCATTGAGCCAACTGGTATCCCAGTGGCGGATGCTGATGCAGTTCCGTGAGTCCTCGCAACGGCTGAGCGAAGTCTTTGCGATGCCGTCGGACCGGCAGGAGCAGGGGATCGAGATGGAGCGCCCGAACGGCGCCATCACCTTGGAAAAGCTGAATTTCGGTTACACGGAGAATGCCCGTCCGGCAATCGATGGTATCGACGGTAAAATCGGTCCGGGCGGGCTGCACGGGATTATCGGGGCCAACGGATGCGGCAAGAGCACACTGCTGAAGCTGATCCGCGGCATCTATGCGCCGTCATCGGGCCGGGTGCTGCTGGACGACGCGGATATCGCCCAGTTCACGCAGCGGCAACTGGCCGGGTTTATCGGCTACCTGCCGCAGGAATGCACCCTGTTTGCCGGCACGGTGCGCGAAAA
This Alphaproteobacteria bacterium DNA region includes the following protein-coding sequences:
- a CDS encoding ATP-binding cassette domain-containing protein; translation: MAENEDRHWLRSALHESRAALRDLVLISSFVNLLVLSIPVFVLQVYDRVVFQGGMTTLQGLVIGMGLIVGFDFVLRQARSRIFQGVALRLDAAVGRALYSKVLSLPLRVLESRPATFWQSVFRDVDAVRNMVSGPSATLMLDLPFAVLFFIVILVIAPPVAWVLLVFIPLFMLLAWRSGQVMRQSSLAERNAGLSREGLLNELIAGRGTVKSLALEEAVRPRWEERHAHAIESSLQRGEAGDGYHNLGYIMTMSTTVVVTTVGALAILEQQMTIGSLIAANMLSARLVGPLSQLVSQWRMLMQFRESSQRLSEVFAMPSDRQEQGIEMERPNGAITLEKLNFGYTENARPAIDGIDGKIGPGGLHGIIGANGCGKSTLLKLIRGIYAPSSGRVLLDDADIAQFTQRQLAGFIGYLPQECTLFAGTVRENIAIAHADADDAAIVAAAERAQAHSYIVDLPDGYATSLAEGGRGLSAGQQQRIAIARAFMNQPPVLILDEPSSNLDRDAEQGLAETLREYARSATVLVVTHSPVLLAACNSILVLDKGRVTMAGPAGQVLAKLQPGPKPLAGDPAAQKRKPA